The Dehalogenimonas lykanthroporepellens BL-DC-9 genome includes a window with the following:
- a CDS encoding two component transcriptional regulator, winged helix family (KEGG: det:DET1058 DNA-binding response regulator~PFAM: response regulator receiver; transcriptional regulator domain protein~SMART: response regulator receiver), translating into MNMAKKILVIDDERKIIDIVRAYLEKEGYRVLTATDGEAGLKVWRQERPDLVVLDLMMPKLSGNDVCRIIRQESETPVIMLTARDELTDKIVGLELGADDYVTKPFEGRELVARIKAVLRRTEHRTFAPVLRVGELTVDVERRQADIGGKVIELTTTEFDLLKLMAANPGRVFSRSEILDRLQGDTYEGYERTIDSHIKNLRRKIEPDPDRPSYIQTVYGAGYRLEAGT; encoded by the coding sequence ATGAACATGGCAAAAAAGATTCTGGTCATCGACGACGAACGGAAAATCATAGATATCGTCCGAGCCTACCTGGAAAAGGAAGGCTACCGGGTGCTGACGGCCACCGACGGCGAGGCCGGGCTGAAGGTCTGGCGTCAGGAGAGACCGGACCTGGTGGTGCTGGACCTGATGATGCCCAAATTGTCGGGCAACGATGTCTGCCGAATCATCCGGCAGGAATCCGAGACACCGGTCATCATGCTGACCGCCCGGGACGAACTGACCGACAAGATAGTCGGCCTGGAACTGGGTGCCGATGATTATGTCACCAAGCCCTTCGAAGGCCGTGAACTGGTGGCCCGCATCAAGGCCGTCCTGCGCCGCACCGAACATAGAACCTTCGCCCCGGTACTCCGGGTGGGTGAACTGACGGTAGACGTCGAGCGTCGCCAGGCCGACATCGGTGGTAAGGTTATCGAACTGACCACCACCGAATTCGACCTGTTGAAACTGATGGCCGCCAACCCGGGAAGGGTGTTTTCCCGTTCGGAAATACTGGACCGGCTTCAGGGTGACACCTACGAGGGTTACGAGCGCACCATCGACAGCCACATCAAGAACCTGCGCCGCAAGATAGAACCCGACCCCGACCGGCCGAGCTATATCCAGACGGTGTACGGCGCCGGCTACCGGCTGGAGGCCGGGACGTGA
- a CDS encoding conserved hypothetical protein (KEGG: chy:CHY_2568 hypothetical protein): MKRTWKIAAVALTVVALSVGFGTVAFAADDTEPVVCPGLGGGYGMMGGGFGGFGGNSAVITELLGLTAEELYDLRADGKTLAEIAATKGVSEDALVTAILAEREEVLAAAVSAGRLTPEQAELMLQNMSENIRLSVTSQIGPRGFGGCLTGKVPNEDGVRAGFGGMGRMGR, translated from the coding sequence ATGAAAAGGACCTGGAAAATAGCGGCAGTAGCCCTGACAGTGGTTGCTCTGAGCGTCGGTTTCGGCACCGTGGCCTTCGCCGCGGACGACACCGAACCGGTGGTCTGCCCCGGCTTGGGCGGCGGCTACGGCATGATGGGTGGCGGCTTCGGCGGTTTCGGCGGTAACTCGGCGGTAATCACCGAACTCCTCGGCCTGACGGCTGAAGAACTCTACGACCTGCGCGCCGACGGCAAGACCCTGGCCGAAATAGCCGCAACCAAAGGCGTCAGCGAAGACGCCCTGGTGACGGCCATCCTGGCCGAACGTGAAGAGGTGCTGGCGGCGGCGGTATCAGCCGGACGCCTGACCCCGGAACAGGCCGAACTGATGCTCCAGAACATGAGCGAAAACATCAGGCTCTCGGTCACTTCCCAGATCGGCCCCAGGGGCTTCGGCGGTTGTCTGACCGGTAAAGTTCCCAACGAGGACGGCGTCCGCGCCGGCTTCGGCGGCATGGGCCGCATGGGGCGATAA
- a CDS encoding putative PAS/PAC sensor protein (KEGG: deb:DehaBAV1_0294 histidine kinase~TIGRFAM: PAS sensor protein~PFAM: ATP-binding region ATPase domain protein; PAS fold-4 domain protein) — MNGLVIPRDSYTFAILDAIPTGISLIDTESREICWMNKVALGLVEASIADVVGNICHCFICPSEEGQCPILDQGLEIDNSERVLLTLNRDSIPIIKSVQRLTISGHEYLCESFIDITVLKNTESELRENKDKLQLLLNQMPCSLWTMDTDLRFTSISGAALKATGRNPSDMIGKTVYEYSAQFNEKSAMVKALRRALKGKSGSFEQRTMLGDRYHLCHFESMYDVNGKITGVIGIGFDITERKKAELQIKEDKRKIRELAHAYVSAQEKEREWLSLEIHDRIIQPLSSAIHAIESGNQNTLQSKEALSFLKEAVKESRNIMKEIYPETLTRFGLVRQIETELNHLREATPCNVEFCKQCDCPIPHDVETTTYRVFHEALLNIKNHAQAKTIKITLICKTEYLEMTISDDGIGFDYQAKLKRRIPGGLESMKQRTEIIGGKFRIESLIGQGTTINIYIPTPKESLNKPRLMRYN; from the coding sequence ATGAATGGATTAGTTATACCCAGGGACAGTTATACATTTGCTATCCTTGATGCAATTCCAACAGGTATTAGCTTGATAGATACCGAGTCCCGCGAGATTTGTTGGATGAATAAGGTAGCGCTTGGACTGGTTGAAGCGTCAATAGCAGATGTTGTAGGAAATATCTGCCATTGTTTCATTTGCCCCTCAGAAGAAGGGCAATGCCCGATACTTGACCAAGGTTTAGAGATAGATAACTCCGAGAGAGTTCTCTTAACGCTTAACAGAGACTCAATTCCCATAATCAAGAGTGTACAAAGATTAACCATATCTGGTCATGAATATCTTTGCGAATCCTTTATCGATATCACAGTTTTAAAAAATACCGAAAGTGAGCTTCGTGAAAACAAGGATAAACTTCAATTATTACTTAATCAGATGCCATGTAGTCTTTGGACCATGGATACCGACCTGAGGTTTACCTCAATTTCGGGAGCGGCACTTAAAGCCACTGGCAGGAATCCTTCAGATATGATTGGAAAAACCGTATATGAGTATTCTGCCCAGTTCAATGAAAAATCCGCTATGGTAAAAGCTCTGAGACGTGCCTTAAAAGGTAAGTCGGGATCATTCGAACAACGTACTATGTTGGGGGATAGGTATCATCTATGCCATTTTGAGTCGATGTATGATGTCAACGGTAAAATCACTGGTGTTATTGGTATAGGCTTTGATATTACAGAAAGGAAAAAGGCAGAGTTACAAATCAAAGAAGATAAAAGAAAAATCAGAGAGCTCGCACACGCTTACGTAAGCGCCCAGGAAAAAGAACGTGAATGGTTATCTTTGGAAATCCATGATCGCATCATTCAGCCTTTGTCCTCCGCTATACATGCTATTGAATCTGGCAATCAGAACACACTGCAATCTAAAGAAGCTTTATCGTTTCTAAAAGAGGCTGTCAAGGAAAGCAGAAACATTATGAAGGAGATCTACCCTGAAACTTTAACCAGATTCGGGCTGGTTCGCCAGATTGAAACGGAACTCAATCATCTAAGAGAGGCTACACCATGTAATGTTGAATTCTGTAAACAGTGTGATTGCCCTATTCCTCACGATGTAGAAACAACTACATACAGAGTGTTCCATGAAGCACTGCTAAATATAAAAAACCATGCCCAAGCTAAAACTATCAAAATAACTCTAATATGCAAGACTGAATATTTAGAAATGACCATCAGTGACGATGGCATCGGATTTGATTATCAGGCCAAGCTTAAAAGGCGAATTCCAGGAGGCCTTGAATCTATGAAACAGCGTACAGAAATCATTGGTGGTAAGTTTAGGATTGAAAGTCTTATAGGCCAAGGTACGACAATCAATATCTATATACCAACACCTAAGGAATCTCTGAACAAGCCACGTTTGATGAGGTATAATTAG
- a CDS encoding two component transcriptional regulator, LuxR family (KEGG: deh:cbdb_A100 LuxR family DNA-binding response regulator~PFAM: response regulator receiver; regulatory protein LuxR~SMART: response regulator receiver; regulatory protein LuxR) yields the protein MKTLSFASLSYANKKKQMNISGKATAVSPSPKTPIESEKNLKEIRVFLVDDHEVTRRGIKTLFVNEPDILVVGESDGKDLQSLHDDFIKTKPDLVLLDIRLDGKDGFEISLELKNLHYETKIIFLTGYESELYASEALHYHADGFITKESSKEFICTSIRMVALGGSVWRSDILHKALRMISHANSGSNDSEPSKHPRGLTPADEIKAQLTSRELRVLIALGQGASNKDIGKLLDETEMVAKKTVHNVFNKIGVSNRTQAALFAKQVGLV from the coding sequence ATGAAGACCTTGTCATTTGCCAGTCTGTCTTATGCTAACAAAAAGAAACAGATGAACATTTCAGGGAAAGCAACAGCAGTTTCGCCTTCTCCAAAAACCCCAATAGAAAGTGAAAAGAATCTGAAGGAAATCCGCGTTTTTCTGGTAGATGATCATGAAGTAACCCGCCGGGGCATTAAAACCTTATTTGTTAACGAGCCTGACATCCTGGTAGTCGGAGAATCTGATGGTAAAGACCTGCAATCGTTGCATGATGATTTTATAAAAACCAAACCGGACTTAGTCTTACTTGATATCCGCCTAGATGGCAAGGATGGATTTGAAATAAGCCTTGAGTTAAAAAATTTACATTATGAAACTAAAATAATCTTTTTAACCGGTTATGAAAGTGAATTATATGCATCTGAAGCCCTGCACTATCATGCTGATGGTTTCATTACCAAAGAGAGTTCCAAGGAATTTATTTGCACTTCGATTAGAATGGTAGCCTTGGGCGGTAGTGTTTGGCGATCAGATATACTTCATAAAGCATTAAGAATGATATCTCATGCTAATTCAGGTTCCAATGATAGCGAGCCCTCAAAGCATCCCCGTGGTTTGACACCGGCTGATGAGATAAAAGCGCAACTAACTTCTCGTGAACTGCGAGTTTTAATTGCTTTAGGTCAGGGGGCATCAAATAAAGATATAGGCAAACTACTGGATGAAACAGAGATGGTTGCTAAAAAAACTGTGCACAATGTTTTTAACAAGATAGGCGTTTCGAATAGAACTCAAGCAGCGTTATTCGCCAAACAGGTAGGATTGGTTTGA
- a CDS encoding transposase IS3/IS911 family protein (PFAM: transposase IS3/IS911 family protein~KEGG: tye:THEYE_A1218 ISCc3, transposase OrfA) encodes MKYRKWDSKTKATIAIEGLKGKTVKDICLEYQISQTQYYQWHDKMLSSLPQLFNSTSRKEAAREREIARLKEIIGELTEELKKEIWSRKSGTGRISRCGGT; translated from the coding sequence ATGAAGTACCGAAAATGGGACTCAAAGACCAAGGCCACGATTGCCATCGAGGGGTTGAAGGGCAAAACGGTCAAGGACATCTGCCTGGAGTATCAGATCAGCCAGACGCAGTATTACCAGTGGCACGATAAAATGCTCAGTTCATTGCCACAGTTGTTTAATTCCACCAGCCGGAAGGAGGCCGCCCGGGAGCGGGAAATAGCCCGGTTGAAGGAAATCATCGGGGAACTGACGGAAGAGTTAAAAAAAGAGATCTGGAGCCGTAAGAGTGGAACGGGCCGAATCAGCCGGTGTGGCGGAACGTAA
- a CDS encoding hypothetical protein (KEGG: azc:AZC_4253 RNA polymerase factor sigma-32): MTTSLFVMNTGFEERNRRIFEYYRAHPDATYSEIAKQYGLSTQRVHYLIQRQFLKEAIKDRVAIVQTGEVPMNSDSRERTDDGGKDRKKVKGEK, translated from the coding sequence TTGACCACGAGTCTCTTCGTAATGAATACTGGATTTGAAGAACGTAATCGGCGTATCTTTGAGTATTATCGGGCTCATCCTGATGCTACGTATTCCGAAATAGCCAAGCAGTACGGACTGTCGACTCAGCGAGTCCACTATCTTATACAACGCCAGTTTCTGAAAGAAGCCATAAAAGACCGGGTAGCGATTGTTCAAACGGGGGAGGTGCCAATGAATTCTGACTCCCGGGAGAGAACGGATGACGGCGGGAAAGACCGCAAAAAGGTTAAAGGAGAAAAGTAG
- a CDS encoding reductive dehalogenase (KEGG: deb:DehaBAV1_0281 reductive dehalogenase~TIGRFAM: reductive dehalogenase~PFAM: Twin-arginine translocation pathway, signal sequence, subgroup) — MSKFHSTVSRRDFMKGLGLAGAGFGAAVAVGPVYHDLDELVSSNSSASTAVHKQWWVKECDFEDLTTPVDWNIYDFYDLDANPFHESSDETKAKLAARDSADEADGINNKVPGRTLRDFSFDLADSFIGPNAPWDGPTGHFKIRDYTPWQDTPENNLQMVRAALHTFGAPLVGVLPVNEHMKRLFRKGEILWEDIDTAFRDDQMVYHFPNKAESILVWETLQPAGQTRYVLRPDSNYPGGFGMGLRLGHQGVGHAYSNGAQVGYAAMNFLKGLGYQAVKPTDNSFYYSNLPFGVFSGIGEQGRATYLCSPEYGLMMRYSYFVVTDLPLAPTKPIDAGITNFCKTCLRCAETCPTGSVPMEKDTSWDTVCVSNRPGFKGWFMNWPTCIDFGAPNKCGVCQVMCPFNHPSEAIIHPVIRAVAGTTGIFNGFFANMDRSFGYSEAKTPQELEDWWTRDLDKDKIDTIFGTGKLKW; from the coding sequence GTGTCTAAATTTCACAGTACAGTAAGCAGAAGAGACTTTATGAAGGGCTTAGGACTAGCCGGGGCTGGATTTGGCGCTGCGGTAGCCGTCGGGCCTGTCTATCACGATTTGGATGAACTCGTATCGTCCAATTCAAGCGCTTCTACGGCAGTACACAAACAGTGGTGGGTTAAAGAGTGCGATTTCGAGGATTTGACCACTCCTGTCGATTGGAATATCTACGATTTCTACGATCTCGATGCAAATCCATTTCACGAAAGTAGTGATGAGACCAAGGCTAAATTAGCTGCTAGGGATTCTGCTGACGAAGCAGACGGTATAAACAACAAAGTCCCCGGCCGTACATTAAGGGATTTTTCCTTTGATTTGGCTGACAGTTTCATCGGGCCGAACGCTCCATGGGATGGGCCAACTGGTCATTTCAAAATAAGAGATTACACCCCTTGGCAAGATACACCCGAAAACAATCTGCAAATGGTTCGTGCCGCTTTACATACTTTTGGTGCCCCCCTAGTTGGCGTTTTGCCGGTTAATGAGCATATGAAACGACTCTTCCGGAAAGGAGAAATTCTTTGGGAAGATATTGATACTGCTTTCCGGGACGATCAGATGGTTTATCATTTCCCCAATAAAGCTGAATCTATTCTTGTATGGGAAACACTTCAACCTGCTGGACAAACCAGATATGTATTACGCCCAGACTCTAACTATCCGGGTGGTTTCGGCATGGGATTGAGGCTCGGGCATCAAGGCGTCGGTCATGCCTATTCCAATGGAGCTCAAGTTGGTTATGCAGCGATGAACTTTCTAAAAGGGCTAGGTTACCAAGCAGTGAAACCCACGGATAATTCTTTCTACTACAGTAATCTTCCTTTCGGTGTATTCTCGGGTATTGGAGAGCAAGGACGGGCAACTTATCTGTGCAGTCCAGAATACGGGTTGATGATGCGTTACTCATACTTTGTTGTTACCGATTTGCCTCTGGCTCCAACGAAACCAATTGACGCAGGCATAACGAATTTTTGCAAAACTTGTTTGCGTTGTGCCGAAACTTGTCCAACCGGTTCTGTCCCAATGGAAAAAGATACTAGTTGGGATACCGTTTGTGTTTCAAATCGGCCAGGATTCAAAGGATGGTTCATGAATTGGCCAACTTGTATTGATTTTGGCGCACCAAATAAATGTGGGGTTTGCCAGGTAATGTGCCCATTCAACCATCCATCAGAGGCCATTATCCATCCGGTTATTAGAGCCGTAGCTGGCACTACTGGTATTTTTAACGGCTTCTTCGCCAATATGGACAGATCCTTTGGTTATAGTGAAGCAAAAACGCCCCAAGAACTTGAAGATTGGTGGACCCGAGATCTCGATAAGGATAAGATTGATACCATTTTCGGAACTGGCAAACTTAAATGGTAA
- a CDS encoding reductive dehalogenase (KEGG: dev:DhcVS_1336 reductive dehalogenase~TIGRFAM: reductive dehalogenase~PFAM: 4Fe-4S ferredoxin iron-sulfur binding domain protein): MSKFHSTVSRRDFMKVLGLSGVGAGVATAAMPVFHDIDEMLSTEESRYPNPWWVKERELFDPTVPIDWDLKWRIDGRDSRIYTDPESKWYFNAYSHEQAKIYADYAEKEDPNFKWGDPRRMALEAGCSFGQFGNLVLNSGTYALHSYLGHPASRSPEIDGYAKWEGTPEENLKLLRGAVRFFGGDDVGVMEHDTHLDRVLCTYDMNGYKNSFEDIDKPYQTHSPKVTGIPNSYEWMFVWTLRQPMDETRRQQGGIMRAYPDVNPYGEAESVGVWRAYSELAIVENRLQLFLLGLGYHGIAGGMNAITAGNSVATVAGCLEHSRMGQVAIHPKFGSTIRGTYKMMTNLPLAPTKPIDAGLYEFCKSCEICAEHCPTGIIQRNQPTWTTGRNPENGDDNGEFGEPLPYQSQGFLGWRTDIGKCPHCPVCQGTCPFNELPNASWIHSFVKATSATTPIFNGFFANMDRTFEYGRKPYADYWKDFDVRPTYGIDTTR; this comes from the coding sequence GTGTCTAAATTTCATTCCACAGTAAGCAGAAGAGACTTTATGAAAGTATTGGGGCTTAGCGGTGTTGGAGCAGGTGTTGCTACTGCAGCTATGCCGGTATTTCACGACATTGATGAAATGTTATCTACCGAAGAGTCCCGCTATCCCAATCCTTGGTGGGTGAAGGAACGCGAATTATTTGATCCCACGGTGCCGATTGATTGGGACTTGAAATGGCGAATTGACGGTAGAGATTCCCGTATATATACCGATCCGGAAAGTAAATGGTACTTTAATGCCTATAGCCATGAGCAAGCAAAAATTTACGCTGACTATGCCGAGAAAGAAGACCCCAATTTTAAATGGGGCGATCCCAGGCGCATGGCACTTGAAGCTGGATGCAGTTTTGGTCAATTTGGCAATTTAGTGTTAAACAGTGGAACCTATGCTCTTCATAGTTATTTGGGGCATCCAGCTTCTCGATCACCAGAAATTGATGGCTACGCTAAATGGGAAGGCACTCCTGAAGAAAACCTCAAATTGCTCAGAGGTGCAGTAAGGTTTTTTGGCGGTGATGATGTGGGTGTCATGGAACACGATACTCACCTAGACAGGGTTTTGTGCACTTATGATATGAATGGTTATAAGAATTCCTTTGAAGATATTGATAAGCCGTACCAAACACACAGTCCTAAGGTGACCGGCATACCCAATAGCTATGAATGGATGTTTGTTTGGACGCTCAGACAACCCATGGACGAAACTCGGAGGCAACAGGGTGGCATCATGCGGGCTTACCCAGATGTTAATCCCTATGGGGAGGCGGAAAGTGTGGGTGTTTGGAGAGCTTACTCAGAACTTGCCATAGTAGAGAATCGCTTACAGCTATTCTTGTTAGGTTTAGGCTATCACGGGATTGCTGGTGGCATGAACGCCATTACCGCCGGTAACTCCGTTGCTACAGTTGCTGGGTGCCTTGAACATTCTCGCATGGGACAGGTCGCTATTCACCCTAAATTTGGTTCAACCATTAGAGGGACCTATAAGATGATGACCAATCTCCCGCTAGCTCCCACCAAGCCAATAGACGCTGGTTTATATGAATTCTGTAAAAGTTGTGAAATATGTGCGGAGCATTGTCCTACTGGCATCATACAGAGAAATCAACCGACTTGGACAACCGGGCGGAATCCCGAAAACGGAGACGACAACGGCGAATTTGGAGAGCCATTACCATATCAGTCACAAGGCTTTTTGGGTTGGAGAACCGATATTGGCAAGTGTCCACATTGCCCGGTTTGCCAAGGTACATGCCCTTTCAATGAATTACCCAATGCTTCTTGGATTCATAGTTTTGTAAAAGCAACTTCAGCGACTACACCAATCTTTAACGGATTTTTCGCAAATATGGATAGGACATTTGAATATGGGCGTAAGCCTTACGCTGATTATTGGAAAGACTTTGATGTCAGGCCAACTTATGGAATAGATACCACGCGGTAA
- a CDS encoding reductive dehalogenase anchoring protein (KEGG: dev:DhcVS_97 reductive dehalogenase anchoring protein) — translation MWLGLFLGLIFGIGAMWLIQKGLIIKWYDWLLFALGFLSLYGGITHYVGSINEYEPTAGLYGLYLFVGIAIILFALAFQLVWRRNRKGKQA, via the coding sequence ATGTGGTTAGGTTTATTTCTTGGATTAATATTTGGTATTGGGGCTATGTGGCTTATACAAAAGGGGCTGATTATTAAATGGTATGATTGGCTTCTGTTTGCCTTGGGTTTCCTCTCTCTATACGGGGGGATAACTCATTATGTTGGTTCCATAAATGAATATGAGCCAACGGCGGGACTATATGGATTGTATCTTTTTGTTGGAATCGCCATTATCCTGTTTGCCTTGGCTTTCCAACTCGTTTGGCGCAGAAATCGAAAGGGAAAACAAGCCTAA